Below is a window of Neospora caninum Liverpool complete genome, chromosome Ib DNA.
ACAGCGGCAGCGCCAGCAGCACCAGCAACTGGAGGAAGACCTCGAACACCTGGCTCATCTTCACGAGCAGGCGCGGctcctcggcgccggcgaggacgcggcgcTTTTTAGAGAGCTCAGCAGAATGCCGGACACGTGCCTACCCAGCGACAGCAGCAGGTTTCCCAGAGACGAGGAGTGTGTTCGTAAATCAGCTGGGCGGACGTCTGCGATGTCGTCAGGGTCGGATGCTGTCGGTTTCCTCCCATGCGACAACAGGAAGATGGCTTTGTCCGACGACAGGGGCGGTAGCCGAGACAACGTCGACGCAGGGAACTCGGAGGGACGGACTGCCGGAGGCGCGTCCTCCGGCAACGGGTTAAGTGCTAGCCAGTGGAGTCAAGACTTGCCACTCGGGGTGTTTTACACGAGCAAGAAGCACGCCTACTGTGCAAATTGGTATGAAGGCAAAAGACAAATGAAGCGGTACTTCCCCATTTCAAAGCTGGGAGAGGAGCAGGCACGACTCAAAGCTATTGCAGCCCGCCGTGAAGCTGAGCAACGGGAGCGCGAATCAAAACGGAAGCTagctgccgccgctgccgcagaagctgctgccgcagctgcctcATGCGGAAGTGGACGCAGTAACGCGCACCGTTCCCGGCACAACAGCCGGACCCTTTCGTCTGCACATGGAACGGGAGGCGTTGGGTCGAGCTCTCATGTCGGTGGCCGCCTCAGTAACGCGAGTGGCAATGAAGAAGCTGGCGAGCCGGCAGATCCGCTATCGCCAGCGTGGCATAGTGGCGGTTGTCAGCCTGTTCCGAATCGTTCTCAGCGAGCGCATGAAGATAAGTTTCACTTCCTTCAGCAACAGCAACTGAGTCAGCTTCTGGATGGCAAAGCTCACCCTTCGGGCGTTTGGGAGAGCCGCTTCCTTAGTTCCGTGCGCAGGATCGGTATGGAGTCAGATGTGAATCGTACGCAGTACGAACAGAGGTGGCGAAAGGCTGAGGCAGACGACATATTCACGAACAGCAAAAGTGCTCGTGGCGCAGATCGGCGCCTTAACGGCAGTGACAGAGAAAGCTACGGGCGTTTGTCCAACCCGTCTCACGGCTCCTCGGTCGCTGATGAGTCGCCGTTTAGTTTCGGTGGTCACGCCGCCCGAGACGCGAGGGGCTACGGGGGCGGAGGCAATCGAGGAGCAAACGGTCCTCAATCTGGTGACGGAGGCTTCGGAAATGAGTTCCAGCTAGCTGGTCTTGATCCGATGAGCAGTGGGAACGGCTATAGTTCCCGCGTTCAGCtcaacggagagagggagtgTGACGCCACCGAGCTCATGGTATGTGGAAGGGACGGTCAAGGGTGGTGATGCGCAGtctgctgtgtgtgtgtgcagaCCCCCTGACGTGTTAGCCGTACTGTCTATCAGATCAGCTTGGCGCGTACGCAGCGGGAAGCTCTGCGGAGGGCAGCGCGTCACGATCACAGAAGAACAGTGGCCGAACTGATACCCACGAAAACCTGTGTGGGTGCCGCGTGTGTGCACCGTGCTCAGGAATCGGTGGCGCATATACCGGGAAAACTGTTCCAAGGTGAAAGGGACGACGATGCGCTCAGTTCCCTTCTTGCGGCTGGCGAGGGTCTTCGAAGCACTGAGAGGTGTTGATATCGTGGGCACGGTGGACAGGCTGCCTCGTTTGGCCACTAGGCAATTCCGCCTCAGTCATACAAACTGCTAGGCGGTGCTGACGAGAGTTTGCAAGGAACCTCACGAAAACGGGAATTCAAGCGTCCCCGCGTGTGCCATTTGCCGCGTCTGTCTGTGGCTAGTTTGTCACTCTTCTTTGTAGGAAATGCGGTGACAGGGACGAATAGCGTACTAATCTGCATGAAATCGTTTAGTTGCAAAGACGATGGAAGCGAGCAGAGGCCAACCGTTGAGCTTTTTGAGACGAGGTAGTGCACCACACAGAGGGACTGTTTCAACGCTCACTTGATACCATTTCATTTGAAGCATGTTGTTTACTTACAACAAAATTGGTTTTTTATGGTGGTGCATCTTCGTTTGGCTACTGTATCAGCTGAGGCGCCAGTGTGCAAAAGGTTGAAATGACTACAGATGTTAACGTTTGTGTTGGTCACACGTCTAGCCCATAGACAGAGCAGGCGTGCAATCCTCGAGGCGTTTTGTTCAATTTGCTCCCACTAGGTAGAAGCGCAGATATTTGTGACGTTACTCGACCGAAGGACACTACGGCCGTTTGTGCGGGGTTGACCGCAAGCAAATTGCGTAGTTTATGCACGGACGCTCCCAGACCGTGGCATTCGCAGGGGTGTCACCGTCCCTAACGGGAAAAGAAGTCAACAACAATTCCAAATTGCTGGAACATCAGTCTTGTGGGAACAGACAAGAGCTGGTTTGGCATATTCCGCCAATATGACGTATGCTAGTTGCGTTGTGCGTGGAAGCCCAACACAGTGTAGTGCCGAAATTTTTCGGGTCATACCTGAGTTTCAATGTATAGTCTTTAATGGCGTGCAATGTGATACATTTTTGACTGGCGAATACATTTTGCGAACATCAGTGTTATAGAAAAACACACCTTCCGTTTTCGCAGTGGTACGCATGTTGTTGGTGGTGCAGTTATCTTCTGGTTTCTCATGTTTGTAGTAGTAATGCATGAAGGGGGACCGTATGTCTCGAGATGATGTGTCGGGTGACAAACTCGGCAGCTCATTAAATGAATCATCTAAAGTGTGGAACGCCTCTTCGTGTCCTACGGTTTCGGAGCTGTGTCCGCGGGGATTTCACGTGATAGCCTTTGTGGTCGACGATGTGTAGCATCACGGCGAACTTTTGACGCTACTGCGTGCCTATAGTGCACGGCTTGAGATGCAGTTTAGGTTGAAACGCAAATGATTCCCGTCGCCACTGTGTGTAGTCGGTCGAGTCAGTTGGTTTGCTAAGCAACAGGCTGGATCATGGAGTCGCCCATGTGGCTGAAAAATCACAGCTTCCTCGTGGTTGCCTGCAGCGGCCAGTTAGTAGCACGCCAGTTAGTAGCACCCGTGAGGTCTAGCCGGAGAGAGCACATGAGTCAGGTAGCCGACGTAGCGGGCTTTACGTAAGATGACATGGTAGTCTTTTCTGGGCTACCAGACCCTCCCGACGTAGAAAGTACCTTTATCGCCATCCGTACCTGTCACTTTTATGCATCAGGGATCCTTTTTTCACGATTTTGTTGTTTAGGAACAGCAAAAAAGCTTAAGCGCCGGCGCTCTTGCATTACCGATTTTTGTGGTTAGCGAGTGGTCAGATATTGGCAGAACAGGCTTCCTTCATATTCGTTGCCGCGCGCTTCTCGAGGCGAGTCCCCCGCTGTAACATATCGTAACAGCCCAGCGATCGGGCATGGAGGAGCTCATAGGTGGCGTGAAGCTATCGATGAAGTTTCAACAAGGCCGCCAGTTTCTCGCCAATATATGGCAGTGCTTGAATGTATGCTGTTTTGTTACAGTAACCGCGGTAAATGAAGTTTCGTGTTCACTCTCTCTGGACCGGTTCGACTTCCGGGACGGTCCATCCAGTCGACAGAGTTGCAGATAGGAATGAAGGCCTACATTAGGCCGCATCATTAATGTTGTGTCTATTCTGTGGCACAAAAATCCACATGGCACCTTTTGGGTTGGAAACCTCACCACACGGTTAGCTGCGAGGGTTCTTCTGTCATCAATGTGGCCCGTTACGAGCCTTCGTGATAGCCCCATAGATTGCCGAGGCAGAGGGGTGACATGCCGCTCATGCTTAGGAGTTTCACTGTGCACTTGCAGCTCCTACGGCGGATGCTATTTTCGTCTGTAGCTGCTCGGTACCGGCTCCCCTGTAATGGCACTTTCGTGCTCTAACCTTGACTCCCAGTGACTGCGAAAGGTAGTGGTTGTTCCAACTCAACCACTAACTTTGTATGAATGCCGGTCACGGGACCTGGGACAATTTATCGATGTTGCAGTGCAGTTTAGTGTCCGCTTTTACAAACGGAGGGAGCAGGGCAAGGACCGCCTACACGGTCACTACCTGGTCTAAAGGCACTGTAATGGGTGTCCTGCAGGCACCTGTTTTTCGCAGGGGTAGCTCTTTCCGTAGGCATCAAATGATGAGAGGAGCTGCTTTCCTTAGAGTCACGCCGAGTAGCAAGCATCGACGAATTCCACGAGGAGACCCCGACGGCAGCGGGTACCAAGATCAGACATTTTTTGTCTTGCTCGAGCCTCGATGAGGTTCTGTTCCATGGTGGCTACACGACTATCTACTACATGCGTGCATTCTCAGAAGGGGATTTCCCTCCATCGTAACACTTCAGAATACTGAGTCGACCGTTCAGCTACCGAATACACAAGTCGTCTCCAACTACTACCTAACGGCTCCTGTTCCCAGACTGGACCTGGTGGTGACAGAAACGTTATGGATCTCATATGGTTGCGTGACTCGTCAGGCTGCAGCGTTTCATCAATTCACTCGTACACCCCATATAGGACAGGTAAACGGAAGTAGAATTTGTATTATGAGCCGGAAGCTTCAGGGATAGTTGCAGATTGATCATCGTGGTACCCCATGACCACCTCCGCCGGGACTGCAGTGGAACTGACTATCATGCATTATCTCTTCAAAGAGTCGGTTACACTTTGCATTTAGCATGCGTCCGCTTGTCGTTGCGGAGAGTAATCTATCTGCCTAGTCCGCGCCCGTGCACCCGTAGCATCTTCCTGCGCCTATCAGCGACGACTGCTTTGTTGGTTGCTGAAGCTCATCAATCATTAGGAGACGAATCGGCGCCGCAAAACGACCCTGTACGTAGGCTGCCCAATAACAACCGCCATATCAGTACCTCCCCTCATGCAGCTGTCAACCGTCTCGATTGTCGAAGCGACGCATTAAGCCGACGCTCGTCGTGCGTCGCATTCCGGCGTCTTCAACCAATCCCCTCGCGCCCCTGTTAACCATTACTTCACTTCCGTTCCTCGCGCCAACCATATAATGATTGTTGGCTGTTCACATGTTTTGTCTGACGTGAATTGATGGGTGTGGACGTGTTTTATTGTGATCACTTGATCAGCACCCTCACACAAAATGAGAGCCTTGCTCTTGGTCCCCGTCATTGCGTGCTCGCAACAAAGTTCCATATGGTTCGCAGTGGCGAGACGCCATGGCGGACAACAACTGAGGCTGGGCGTTCCCGAATTCCGGCCCCTCTTCGCCCAAATGACTATAGGTGGTGACGAGCCTAGCACCACCGCCGCAGGTTCAGAGGATGCAAACTATGATTTATCATGTTTACATTCCAGCAATGTGGGATCCAAAGCTGCTACGATAGGCGACCCATTGCCAACTGGTTCTGCGAAACAGTGCGCACTGGTATGCAGAGAGGTTACTGAATGTAATCACTTCACGTACAACACACAAGCGAAGATGTGCTATCTGAAAAGTGGGAAACCGGATTTATATTCATATCCGGGAGACATGACGGCTCCGCGCAGTTGTGATACAACATGCTTTGAAAAGGGCGTGTCGTACGACAAAGCTCCTGACGTGATGAATCCGATATCCGCGAGTCAAGCAGTGGATTGCCAGGCGGCGTGTGCGGCGGACCCGAGGTGCAAAACTTTCACCTTTTCCGAGCCCGACAAGACATGTAGTTTCAAAGGACGGGGGTTTTCTGCGCATAAGCAAATGAAGGTGGCCGGCGTGACTTCTGGGCCGGCACAGTTTTGCGACAGTGGTGGGGACTTGAGACGCGACAGTGTTGGGGACTTGAGACGCGACAGTGGTGGGGACTTGAGACTGCAGGAGCAGGCTGATCAGCTATATGGTTGCGTTCACACGGAGGACGTTGGATCAGAAGCTCCGAACTTGTCAGACCCGAAGCCGGCTACTTCCATGGAGGCATGTATGAAACGGTGCCGGAGCGAGGGGAAATGCACACACTTTACTTTCAATGTGACGGCAGGGATGTGCCACCTTAAGGCTGGAAAGATGCAATTGTATCCATACGCGGGAGATCGAACAGGTCCAAAGAGCTGCGATACAAGCTGTTTTTGGAGGGAGGTCGCATACGCCAAAAATCAATTGTCAGATTTGGGATCAGCTTACCAAATTTTACAGCCGACTGACTGTCAAGCACTTTGCGCCGCCAATCCGTTGTGTAAGGTATTTGTTTGGGATTACTTCGAGAAGACGTGCGCCTTCAGAGGAAAGGGGTTCCTCAAACACAAAAAGCCACACGCCGTGGGAGCCATCTCGGGCCCTCGAGAGTTTTGCGATTTTGGCGGTAATATGCaccagcgagaagaggcggatgCCGCCAATACGGATGATCCTGTtgacgcggcgagagcgcTGCCTAATGCTGCTGATCATCACCAAGACTTGCTGTGTGTCCACACCGGCAATATTGGGTCAAAAGCAGGAGATATTGAAAGTCCGCAGCCAGCGAATGACTTGACTGAGTGCATGGCCAGATGCAAAGCGACAAAAAAATGCAGCCACTACACCTTCAATACGAACTCGAAGTACTGCCATATGAAATCAGGGAAACCTAAACTTTATGAATATCCTGGTGACCTGACCGGATCCAAAACTTGTGATACAAGTTGCTTCAGGAGGGGCGTCGACTACTCTACTGCCCCTGGTGTCGGTAAACCATGGTTCACTACGCTAGCAACTGACTGTCAAGTTGCATGCGGGGCTGAAGACGGCTGCGTGGCGTTCACCTGGCACGCGCCGACGTCACGATGCTACTTACTAACCGCAGGCTTTTCGAAGCATCGACGCGACGGTGTAGAGGGCGCGATATCTGGACCCTATACTTTCTGTGACGACAGCGAGAATCTTCAGGTGcttgaagaggaagacgcatAATTTAGCAGCAGCCGGGCTGCATTGTGCAAGCGAGATATTTGTTCACAGTGGGCAGCAACTGTACATGGCGACAGATCTGTTCCTAGGTAATGCAGAAGTGGTTTTCGCTTAACGAAGGAGCACTACAACTGCGGTGGAGACGTACTCGGGTATGTCAGAGATTGCAGCACAGCTACTTTCGTGTATAGAAATGCTCGTGTTTTAGGCGTTGCGTAGATTTTGTGTGCCGAATATTAGATGTTTTTCAGGTATTGCTCAAGCATGCGTTGATATCATCACAAGCTGGAGAGTGTGCAGTGGAGGTAGCTCCACGTTGCGCAATAAGGCGATGCCATTGCTGAAGTGACAATGCTGAGTGCAGCCGCGAGTTTCGATAGTCATCGGTTTTCCGTCACTTCTGCATCCAATGTAGTATTGTGCCACACTAAGGCATCGAAGCAGCCTGGCGGGGCAGTGGCTTTATTAACGTCAAGATTGTCGTGTGATGCTTCCTTAAGGAAATAGTGTGGCGAGATAGTTCACGTGATTGCACAGTCGCGTTCCGCAGACCTGGACATAGTAGCAAAAATCATCCTGTGACTGGCTGCAACTCAGGGTTACTGTTTTTTATGATTGAAAAGTTTTTCTCGAGAGCAAGGTTAGCCACGTGTTTCTCGATGCACCGGTGCACGTCACACCAAATAGCAGTCATTGGTGCGTGATTCACAGGACTGCAAATGCTGCAGGAAATGCACGTGATCAGTTATGGACAACCCTGTGTTCGTGTTGTTCCAAACGTTCGGGAGCTGAAGTCCACTCGCAAAACGGGCAATCATTTGTTCGTTGTGTGTCAGCAAACACAAAGAATAACGACTTCCTTGGCCAACAATAG
It encodes the following:
- a CDS encoding putative microneme protein MIC4, encoding MRALLLVPVIACSQQSSIWFAVARRHGGQQLRLGVPEFRPLFAQMTIGGDEPSTTAAGSEDANYDLSCLHSSNVGSKAATIGDPLPTGSAKQCALVCREVTECNHFTYNTQAKMCYLKSGKPDLYSYPGDMTAPRSCDTTCFEKGVSYDKAPDVMNPISASQAVDCQAACAADPRCKTFTFSEPDKTCSFKGRGFSAHKQMKVAGVTSGPAQFCDSGGDLRRDSVGDLRRDSGGDLRLQEQADQLYGCVHTEDVGSEAPNLSDPKPATSMEACMKRCRSEGKCTHFTFNVTAGMCHLKAGKMQLYPYAGDRTGPKSCDTSCFWREVAYAKNQLSDLGSAYQILQPTDCQALCAANPLCKVFVWDYFEKTCAFRGKGFLKHKKPHAVGAISGPREFCDFGGNMHQREEADAANTDDPVDAARALPNAADHHQDLLCVHTGNIGSKAGDIESPQPANDLTECMARCKATKKCSHYTFNTNSKYCHMKSGKPKLYEYPGDLTGSKTCDTSCFRRGVDYSTAPGVGKPWFTTLATDCQVACGAEDGCVAFTWHAPTSRCYLLTAGFSKHRRDGVEGAISGPYTFCDDSENLQVLEEEDA